In Streptomyces sp. NBC_01551, one DNA window encodes the following:
- a CDS encoding GlxA family transcriptional regulator, which yields MSTRNVLVVLYDGVQSLDVTGPVEVFAAIAHFPGRTGYRIRTVSLGAAPVRTHSGLTLVPDGDLESARPGPGTTLLVPGGQYRADFEPRLTDWLRAHGGGAERVVAVCTGGLLLAEAGLLDGRRATTHWNACAQMARDYPAVTVEPDPIYVRDGRVATSAGVTAGIDLALALVEEDHGRDVALLIARHLVVFLRRPGNQAQFSAQLAAQTARREPLRDVQQWITEHPGGDLSVEALAARARLSPRHFARAFQAETGVTPGRYVERVRVEHARRLLEDSADGVTQIARTCGYGTPEAMRRAFVKTLGQSPAEYRRRFGPPHRPHPPQSPAPQARP from the coding sequence CCGCCATCGCCCACTTCCCCGGCCGGACCGGCTACCGGATCCGGACCGTCTCCCTCGGCGCCGCTCCCGTCCGCACCCACAGCGGCCTCACCCTGGTCCCCGACGGGGACCTGGAGAGCGCCCGCCCCGGCCCGGGCACCACGCTGCTGGTGCCCGGCGGGCAGTACCGGGCCGACTTCGAGCCCCGGCTCACCGACTGGCTGCGGGCGCACGGGGGCGGCGCGGAGCGGGTGGTCGCCGTGTGCACCGGCGGACTCCTGCTCGCCGAGGCCGGGCTGCTCGACGGCCGCCGGGCCACCACCCACTGGAACGCGTGCGCCCAGATGGCGCGGGACTACCCGGCCGTCACCGTCGAGCCGGACCCGATCTACGTACGGGACGGCAGGGTCGCGACCTCGGCCGGGGTCACCGCCGGGATCGACCTCGCGCTCGCGCTGGTGGAGGAGGACCACGGGCGGGACGTAGCGCTGCTGATCGCCCGGCACCTGGTGGTGTTCCTGCGCCGGCCGGGCAACCAGGCCCAGTTCAGCGCGCAGCTGGCGGCGCAGACGGCCCGCCGGGAGCCGCTGCGCGACGTCCAGCAGTGGATCACGGAGCACCCCGGCGGGGACCTCAGCGTGGAGGCGCTGGCCGCTCGGGCCAGGCTGTCGCCGCGGCACTTCGCGCGGGCGTTCCAGGCGGAGACGGGGGTGACGCCGGGGCGGTACGTCGAGCGGGTGCGGGTGGAGCACGCGAGACGGCTCCTGGAGGACAGCGCGGACGGCGTCACCCAGATCGCCCGCACCTGCGGCTACGGCACCCCGGAGGCGATGCGGCGCGCCTTCGTGAAGACCCTCGGCCAGTCCCCGGCGGAATACCGCCGCCGCTTCGGCCCACCCCACCGACCCCACCCACCGCAGTCACCCGCACCCCAAGCCCGTCCATGA